The Felis catus isolate Fca126 chromosome B2, F.catus_Fca126_mat1.0, whole genome shotgun sequence region CTCACAAGCAAAAGACAGTGGCCTAATTGTTCCTGCACTGAGCGTCTTGCACCTGCAGTGAAACGAGTGCTAACCTAGATAAGGATTTTGTAAAAGTTTATTAACAGGAAATTAGGGATAATCATGCCTGTGGCTTTAACTTCTTTCCACGaatttcctttcctccttaaACAGTTTACTTGGGTTatgtgtctggcacatggtaagggcttaatgaatattttttaaataaaatcattttttgaatACTTAAAACTCTTCTAAGATTTAtaagtcattttttaatttttaaaaatgtttttatttttgagagagaaacagagagacagagtgtgagcaggggaggggcaaagagggagggagacacagaatctgaagcaggctccaggctctgagctgttagcacacagcctgagatggggcttgaacccacaaatggtgagatcatgacctgagccgaagttagacgcttaaccaacggaaccacccaggtgcccctagaaatcatttttaagagGTGGGCTTAAACTATTCATTTCTCCCTTATTACCTATTAAGTATTTTAATTAGAAATCATAGGGTTTAAAAAAACCTGTAAGctattaaaattctttatcagatcCTACAACTGGAATTCGGTATGTCAAAATCTCCCAAGAAGGCATCATCATAGACTTCAGCACAgtttaaattctaaaaagaacaaagtggccACTTTTCGAGAGCCACCCATCCGCACTCAGGAGAATGACCGGTAGTCTCTGAGCGCCTGGCGTGAGCTTTTCTCTTGGGCTGGAGTCTCCTCATCTACCGCGAGGCCCACTCAAATGTGTTCCTGCTCCCACCGTACATGGAAACGTAAGCCTTTTcgttatcctttcttttaatcCCGGTTTGTCTTCCTTCCCTAGCCTTTGTTACTTGGTTCTCTGCCGCAGAGACAGCATTACGGTTTTGACCAGGGGCCATCATAATCAAGCAGCAGGTAACGGGGGACCAAGATAAGGTAACGTCATGGCGTCCGCGGGTCTCCAGCTCCTGGCTTTCGTCCTGGCTCTATCTGGGGTGTCTGGAGTGCTCACGGCCACTCTGCTGCCCAACTGGAAGGTGAACGTGGATTCGGGCTCCAACATCATCACGGCTGTCGTGCAGCTGCAGGGGCTGTGGATGGACTGCACGTGGTACAGCACCGGGATGTTCAGCTGCACCCTCAAGTACTccattctgtccctccccatccaTGTGCAGGCCGCACGGGCCACCATGGTCCTGGCCTGTGTCCTGTCCGCGTTGGGGATCTGCACTTCCACAGTGGGTATGAAATGCACTCGCTTAGGAGGGGACGGAGACACAAAGAGCCACGCTTCTTTTGCCGGAGGAGTCTGCTTCATGGCTGCAGGGGTCTCTGGTTTAATCCCAACCGTGTGGTACACAAAGGAGATCATAGCAAACTTCCTGGACCTGACGGTTCCAGAAAGCAACAAACATGAGCCCGGAGGAGCCGTCTACCTCGGATTCATTTCGGCCGCGCTGTTGTTCGTCTCCGGCATGATTTTCTGCACTTCCTGTATGAAAAAGGCTCCGGAAGCTTGGCTCTTTGCAGCCAAGCAGCGGCATACCTCCGCCATGCAGCCAGAGGGCAGCTCCGCGTACAACCTCAAAGATTACGTGTAAATGACCGTGTCGCGCGTATGGAATGTTTAGGTGCCTGCTGTGGCTTTCGTCTTTTCGTTTTAGAGGAAAACTATAAATGAGGTCATTTAAAATGCCAACAAACTATTGTGTGCAATTAGATCCGTTTTAAGATTattcttccattccttttttcGCGTTTTATCCAGTGGTTTATAACTGAAAGAGGTTCTGTTTTATAAGACAattgatgggttttttttccttttaagataaACTGTTGACACATCTTCTGAATTGTTATTTAGTTGCATTTTATAGAAGAACTAAATTGCCAAGTATAAAAAAGCGCCTTTCTCTGTGTTAATCCAGGGTATCATCTGCTTTTGCTGGCTGTTGGTAACCACAGGGACTTGCTTCTGTTTTCAAGCCTGCTCTCTGACCATGAGGGAAAGAAGAGATGTCCGTCTCTCTTAAGTGTTGCCCAAACCAGCCTCCCCAGCTTCCCACCTACCGTGACCTCCCTGCTTCctgtttcattttagaaaatgtctacGTACGTGTCCAAGAGCCAACGATAGGCCATTCAAAGATTAGGCAGGCAGAACTAAGGAAAAGAAACTGGTAAATGCTACCAcagcaaagcaaaaccaaatcAAGCGCGAACTGAAATCTCCAGGATTGGAAGGCATTAAGTACAAAGTAAGTGACAATAATAACAGTTTGCTTTATTTAGAATGCTGAAGAAGTGCCGTCTTCTGCTGCTAGCAAGAGGATGCTCCAGATTCCGTGCATTTATCCTACAACCCAGagtcttccccttccctctcactGATGAGTATCTGGATGACAGAAGTTACTTTAAGTTGTCGTTTTTTTCTCAAGTTTGATTCACGTTAACAAAAACATTGCTGTTCTCTTATAAATGAGCTGCTTCCAGTagtaaacagaacaaaaattaaagtataaagaATACTTTAAAGATGTAAGTTAATTTGTGATATGTAATCCAAATAtcttaacaagaaaataaaaactggattTTCTAATGCACAAAGGGGACAAGGCCCACTATTGTTTCTAATAATTCATGTAATTAGGCTTAATCATTGCTCACTATAAAAtggtaaagggggaaaaaggatcATTTCTTTGCACATCAGTAACTCGGGAAGTGTGAAGAATATCTTTTATGTGactacatatttttcatttgtgcCTACAGAAGTAGAGACTAACATGTTTTATACCTAGTTTACTCACTCTCTTCTGCAACAGTGTCATTGGCCATTAATAGGATGGCTAAAATGGAAAGGTATCATTTCATCTGGGAATTAGGAAAAGACATATTTAAACAGAAGCTTAAAGTATGGATTTCCTTTGGAggatcaaaatattttctgttacaCATGTATACTAAAAATAACtggtaaaaagtatttttatgcaAATTAATGTGACCAGATTGGTTTGGCACCTGTATCTCTCTCCTTTTGCTTACTGGGACTGGCTTTATATGCAGTTTCTGTACCTGATAGTCCTATGCTAAAAGTTCACCGTATGTGTTCTATAAAAGTCCATacatacttcaaaaaataatttttattttgctctagaatattttcttcttaaataggCACAGGGATGTTCTGAACTCCACAAAAGCAGCCATTTCCTACAAATAATGGCCGAATTCCATCCAGACTGGACACAGCAATGATGAAATGGCTCGGAGTCCCTCCGTCCCCCCAGGCCGCACCCCTGCTGCATTCCTCCACCTGGAATCCTCCCACACTCCCCCCTTCCTTGCCCGCCCACGCTCCGACTCCTCCTTCGGGGTTCACGTGAGACCTCCTTTGTGACCCCACTCCTGACTCCCTGAGGGTCACTGCTTCCAGCCCTGTACTCTCTGAGAATACGGTCTATTCAAACAAGTTATTGCATCTCCGACTAGACTCTGAGACAAGGTACTGTTTTTACCTTTGTAGCCTCCGTAACTTGCCGACAGCGCTTACGAGGACGTGCCAGTCCTTCTGGGACGTACACGGACTGGTTTAAACCTCAGGAGGACTCTAGGAGGCAGGCACTATTCCTAGCACAGAGGGGAACTGAACCAGGGGAAAGTACGGTACCTCACCAGCCCAACGGCAGGCAGCTGGTAAGCGGAAAGATGGGATTCAACCGGAGGGAACCAGCCCTGGAGTCAGACCAGGTGCCTGCCGGCTTACGCAGGGCACAAGGCTGCGTGGCGCGTGTTACTGAATCTAGGTCTTGGTCCCCTCCTGTGAAAATGAGGATAGAACGGCACCTACGCACACAGGGGCTGTAAGGATTCAATGACAGGATGTGCACACAGCATTTGGCGGAGGGGGCGGTAAGCACGCTCGGGACTTCCTTGGTCTACACCAGCATTttccaaaggggggggggggtggagccgGCAGAGGACACAGGGCAGCGCCGGGGGCCAGCTTTGGTCATCACAGCTGGGGTAGCGGTACTGGGACCTAGTGGGCGGAGGCCAGAAATGCTATGA contains the following coding sequences:
- the CLDN20 gene encoding claudin-20 is translated as MASAGLQLLAFVLALSGVSGVLTATLLPNWKVNVDSGSNIITAVVQLQGLWMDCTWYSTGMFSCTLKYSILSLPIHVQAARATMVLACVLSALGICTSTVGMKCTRLGGDGDTKSHASFAGGVCFMAAGVSGLIPTVWYTKEIIANFLDLTVPESNKHEPGGAVYLGFISAALLFVSGMIFCTSCMKKAPEAWLFAAKQRHTSAMQPEGSSAYNLKDYV